The proteins below are encoded in one region of Pongo pygmaeus isolate AG05252 chromosome 20, NHGRI_mPonPyg2-v2.0_pri, whole genome shotgun sequence:
- the CLEC4G gene encoding C-type lectin domain family 4 member G isoform X3 — protein sequence MDTTRYSKWGGSSEEVPGGPWGRWVHWSRRPLFLALAVLVATVLWAVILSILLSSASTERAALLDGQDLLRTNASKQTAALGALKEEVGDCHSCCSGTQAQLQTTRAELGEAQAKLMEQESALQELRERVTQGLAEAGRDREDVRTELFRALEAVRLQNSEGDGGGLGAGCEGVSGPCPSWTLAWFCVSTPEPAGPNPYPLHPLGAFPLEARDLSDPRHPADSCEPCPTSWLSFEGSCYFFSVPKTTWAAAQGHCADASAHLVIVGGLDEQGFLTRNTRGRGYWLGLRAVRHLGKVQGYQWVDGVSLSFSHWNQGEPNDAWGRENCVMMLHTGLWNDAPCDSEKDGWICEKRRNC from the exons ATGGACACCACCAGGTACAGCAAGTGGGGCGGCAGCTCCGAGGAGGTCCCCGGAG GGCCCTGGGGACGCTGGGTGCACTGGAGCAGGAGACCCCTCTTCTTGGCTCTGGCTGTCCTGGTCGCCACAGTCCTCTGGGCTGTGATTCTGAGTATCCTATTGTCCAGTG CCTCCACGGAGCGCGCGGCGCTGCTTGACGGCCAGGACCTGCTGAGGACAAACG CCTCGAAGCAGACGGCGGCGCTGGGTGCCCTGAAGGAGGAGGTCGGAGACTGCCACAGCTGCT GCTCGGGGACGCAGGCGCAGCTGCAGACCACGCGCGCGGAGCTTGGGGAGGCGCAGGCGAAGCTGATGGAGCAGGAGAGCGCCCTGCAGGAACTGCGTGAGCGCG TGACCCAGGGCTTGGCTGAAGCCGGCAGGGACCGTGAGGACGTCCGCACTGAGCTGTTTCGGGCGCTGGAGGCCGTGAGGCTCCAGAACAGTGAGGGAGACGGGGGGGGGTTGGGGGCGGGCTGTGAGGGCGTAAGTGGACCCTGTCCCTCCTGGACCTTGGCCTGGTTCTGTGTCTCCACCCCTGAGCCCGCGGGGCCGAACCCCTACCCACTGCATCCTCTCGGTGCGTTCCCTCTGGAAGCACGCGACCTCTCTGACCCTCGCCACCCCGCAGACTCCTGCGAGCCGTGCCCCACGTCGTGGCTGTCCTTCGAGGGCTCCTGCTACTTTTTCTCTGTGCCAAAGACGACGTGGGCGGCGGCTCAGGGTCACTGCGCGGATGCCAGCGCGCACCTGGTGATCGTTGGGGGCCTGGATGAGCAG GGCTTCCTCACTCGGAACACGCGTGGCCGTGGTTACTGGCTGGGCCTGAGGGCTGTGCGCCATCTGGGCAAGGTTCAGGGCTACCAGTGGGTGGACGGAGTCTCTCTCAGCTTCAG CCACTGGAACCAGGGAGAGCCCAATGACGCTTGGGGGCGCGAGAACTGTGTCATGATGCTGCACACGGGGCTGTGGAACGACGCACCGTGTGACAGCGAGAAGGACGGCTGGATCTGTGAGAAAAGGCGCAACTGTTGA
- the LOC129020371 gene encoding CD209 antigen-like protein 2 isoform X1, whose amino-acid sequence MSDSKEPRAQPLGLLEEEELITSGMNFFPRNFGFRQTRGYKSLAGCLGHVPLVLLLLFFTLFTGVLVAILVQGSKNSSSQRQEQSKQEEIFQDLSQLKAAVERLCRPCPWEWTFFQGNCYFISNSQRNWHDSITACQEVGAQLVIIKSAEEQNFLQLQSSRSNRFAWMGLSDLNQEGTWQWVDGSPLSSSFKQYWNRGEPNNIGEEDCVEFNGNGWNDDKCSAAKFWICKKSAASCSRDEGRLLPSASISPTAHAV is encoded by the exons ATGAGTGACTCCAAGGAACCAAGGGCGCAGCCGCTGGGCCTCCTGG AAGAGGAAGAGCTGATAACTAGCGGTATGAATTTTTTTCCGAGAAACTTTGGATTCCGACAGACTCGAGGCTACAAGAGTTTAGCAG GGTGTCTGGGCCACGTGCCCCTGGTGCTGCTGCTCCTCTTCTTCACACTCTTCACTGGGGTCCTGGTGGCCATCCTTGTCCAAG GTTCCAAGAACTCCAGCTCCCAGAGGCAGGAGCAGTCCAAGCAGGAGGAGATCTTCCAGGACCTGTCCCAGCTGAAGGCTGCAGTGG AACGCCTGTGCCGCCCCTGTCCCTGGGAATGGACATTCTTCCAAGGAAACTGTTACTTCATATCTAACTCCCAGCGGAACTGGCACGACTCCATCACCGCCTGCCAAGAAGTGGGGGCCCAGCTCGTCATAATCAAAAGTGCTGAGGAGCAG AACTTTCTACAGCTGCAGTCTTCCAGAAGTAACCGCTTCGCCTGGATGGGACTTTCAGATCTAAATCAGGAAGGCACGTGGCAATGGGTGGACGGCTCACCTCTGTCATCCAG CTTCAAGCAGTATTGGAACAGAGGAGAGCCTAACAATATCGGGGAGGAAGACTGTGTGGAATTTAACGGCAATGGCTGGAACGACGACAAATGCAGTGCTGCCAAATTCTGGATCTGCAAAAAGTCTGCAGCCTCCTGCTCCAGAGATGAAGGGCGgcttctcccctcagcctccataTCTCCGACTGCCCATGCAGTGTAA
- the CLEC4G gene encoding C-type lectin domain family 4 member G isoform X4, with protein MDTTRYSKWGGSSEEVPGGPWGRWVHWSRRPLFLALAVLVATVLWAVILSILLSSASTERAALLDGQDLLRTNASKQTAALGALKEEVGDCHSCCSGTQAQLQTTRAELGEAQAKLMEQESALQELRERVTQGLAEAGRDREDVRTELFRALEAVRLQNNSCEPCPTSWLSFEGSCYFFSVPKTTWAAAQGHCADASAHLVIVGGLDEQGFLTRNTRGRGYWLGLRAVRHLGKVQGYQWVDGVSLSFSHWNQGEPNDAWGRENCVMMLHTGLWNDAPCDSEKDGWICEKRRNC; from the exons ATGGACACCACCAGGTACAGCAAGTGGGGCGGCAGCTCCGAGGAGGTCCCCGGAG GGCCCTGGGGACGCTGGGTGCACTGGAGCAGGAGACCCCTCTTCTTGGCTCTGGCTGTCCTGGTCGCCACAGTCCTCTGGGCTGTGATTCTGAGTATCCTATTGTCCAGTG CCTCCACGGAGCGCGCGGCGCTGCTTGACGGCCAGGACCTGCTGAGGACAAACG CCTCGAAGCAGACGGCGGCGCTGGGTGCCCTGAAGGAGGAGGTCGGAGACTGCCACAGCTGCT GCTCGGGGACGCAGGCGCAGCTGCAGACCACGCGCGCGGAGCTTGGGGAGGCGCAGGCGAAGCTGATGGAGCAGGAGAGCGCCCTGCAGGAACTGCGTGAGCGCG TGACCCAGGGCTTGGCTGAAGCCGGCAGGGACCGTGAGGACGTCCGCACTGAGCTGTTTCGGGCGCTGGAGGCCGTGAGGCTCCAGAACA ACTCCTGCGAGCCGTGCCCCACGTCGTGGCTGTCCTTCGAGGGCTCCTGCTACTTTTTCTCTGTGCCAAAGACGACGTGGGCGGCGGCTCAGGGTCACTGCGCGGATGCCAGCGCGCACCTGGTGATCGTTGGGGGCCTGGATGAGCAG GGCTTCCTCACTCGGAACACGCGTGGCCGTGGTTACTGGCTGGGCCTGAGGGCTGTGCGCCATCTGGGCAAGGTTCAGGGCTACCAGTGGGTGGACGGAGTCTCTCTCAGCTTCAG CCACTGGAACCAGGGAGAGCCCAATGACGCTTGGGGGCGCGAGAACTGTGTCATGATGCTGCACACGGGGCTGTGGAACGACGCACCGTGTGACAGCGAGAAGGACGGCTGGATCTGTGAGAAAAGGCGCAACTGTTGA
- the CLEC4G gene encoding C-type lectin domain family 4 member G isoform X2 has translation MGTKLQREASSTSLGMELQWPEPGGWNHLASLQPSPAQPSLERAESCDWSTGSHCQELRPRKWEGRKGVRRSSENRGEICISAQDGVPALPWTPPGPWGRWVHWSRRPLFLALAVLVATVLWAVILSILLSSASTERAALLDGQDLLRTNASKQTAALGALKEEVGDCHSCCSGTQAQLQTTRAELGEAQAKLMEQESALQELRERVTQGLAEAGRDREDVRTELFRALEAVRLQNNSCEPCPTSWLSFEGSCYFFSVPKTTWAAAQGHCADASAHLVIVGGLDEQGFLTRNTRGRGYWLGLRAVRHLGKVQGYQWVDGVSLSFSHWNQGEPNDAWGRENCVMMLHTGLWNDAPCDSEKDGWICEKRRNC, from the exons ATGGGGACTAAGCTCCAAAGAGAAGCCTCCAGCACCAGCCTGGGGATGGAGCTGCAGTGGCCAGAACCAGGAGGCTGGAACCACCTCGCCtcactccagcccagcccagcccagcccagccttgaAAGGGCCGAATCCTGTGATTGGTCCACGGGTTCCCATTGCCAGGAATTAAGGCCAAGaaaatgggaaggaaggaagggagtacGTAGGTCCAGTGAGAACAGGGGTGAAATTTGTATCTCTGCCCAGGACGGGGTGCCTGCACTGCCATGGACACCACCAG GGCCCTGGGGACGCTGGGTGCACTGGAGCAGGAGACCCCTCTTCTTGGCTCTGGCTGTCCTGGTCGCCACAGTCCTCTGGGCTGTGATTCTGAGTATCCTATTGTCCAGTG CCTCCACGGAGCGCGCGGCGCTGCTTGACGGCCAGGACCTGCTGAGGACAAACG CCTCGAAGCAGACGGCGGCGCTGGGTGCCCTGAAGGAGGAGGTCGGAGACTGCCACAGCTGCT GCTCGGGGACGCAGGCGCAGCTGCAGACCACGCGCGCGGAGCTTGGGGAGGCGCAGGCGAAGCTGATGGAGCAGGAGAGCGCCCTGCAGGAACTGCGTGAGCGCG TGACCCAGGGCTTGGCTGAAGCCGGCAGGGACCGTGAGGACGTCCGCACTGAGCTGTTTCGGGCGCTGGAGGCCGTGAGGCTCCAGAACA ACTCCTGCGAGCCGTGCCCCACGTCGTGGCTGTCCTTCGAGGGCTCCTGCTACTTTTTCTCTGTGCCAAAGACGACGTGGGCGGCGGCTCAGGGTCACTGCGCGGATGCCAGCGCGCACCTGGTGATCGTTGGGGGCCTGGATGAGCAG GGCTTCCTCACTCGGAACACGCGTGGCCGTGGTTACTGGCTGGGCCTGAGGGCTGTGCGCCATCTGGGCAAGGTTCAGGGCTACCAGTGGGTGGACGGAGTCTCTCTCAGCTTCAG CCACTGGAACCAGGGAGAGCCCAATGACGCTTGGGGGCGCGAGAACTGTGTCATGATGCTGCACACGGGGCTGTGGAACGACGCACCGTGTGACAGCGAGAAGGACGGCTGGATCTGTGAGAAAAGGCGCAACTGTTGA
- the CLEC4G gene encoding C-type lectin domain family 4 member G isoform X1, which translates to MGTKLQREASSTSLGMELQWPEPGGWNHLASLQPSPAQPSLERAESCDWSTGSHCQELRPRKWEGRKGVRRSSENRGEICISAQDGVPALPWTPPGPWGRWVHWSRRPLFLALAVLVATVLWAVILSILLSSASTERAALLDGQDLLRTNASKQTAALGALKEEVGDCHSCCSGTQAQLQTTRAELGEAQAKLMEQESALQELRERVTQGLAEAGRDREDVRTELFRALEAVRLQNSEGDGGGLGAGCEGVSGPCPSWTLAWFCVSTPEPAGPNPYPLHPLGAFPLEARDLSDPRHPADSCEPCPTSWLSFEGSCYFFSVPKTTWAAAQGHCADASAHLVIVGGLDEQGFLTRNTRGRGYWLGLRAVRHLGKVQGYQWVDGVSLSFSHWNQGEPNDAWGRENCVMMLHTGLWNDAPCDSEKDGWICEKRRNC; encoded by the exons ATGGGGACTAAGCTCCAAAGAGAAGCCTCCAGCACCAGCCTGGGGATGGAGCTGCAGTGGCCAGAACCAGGAGGCTGGAACCACCTCGCCtcactccagcccagcccagcccagcccagccttgaAAGGGCCGAATCCTGTGATTGGTCCACGGGTTCCCATTGCCAGGAATTAAGGCCAAGaaaatgggaaggaaggaagggagtacGTAGGTCCAGTGAGAACAGGGGTGAAATTTGTATCTCTGCCCAGGACGGGGTGCCTGCACTGCCATGGACACCACCAG GGCCCTGGGGACGCTGGGTGCACTGGAGCAGGAGACCCCTCTTCTTGGCTCTGGCTGTCCTGGTCGCCACAGTCCTCTGGGCTGTGATTCTGAGTATCCTATTGTCCAGTG CCTCCACGGAGCGCGCGGCGCTGCTTGACGGCCAGGACCTGCTGAGGACAAACG CCTCGAAGCAGACGGCGGCGCTGGGTGCCCTGAAGGAGGAGGTCGGAGACTGCCACAGCTGCT GCTCGGGGACGCAGGCGCAGCTGCAGACCACGCGCGCGGAGCTTGGGGAGGCGCAGGCGAAGCTGATGGAGCAGGAGAGCGCCCTGCAGGAACTGCGTGAGCGCG TGACCCAGGGCTTGGCTGAAGCCGGCAGGGACCGTGAGGACGTCCGCACTGAGCTGTTTCGGGCGCTGGAGGCCGTGAGGCTCCAGAACAGTGAGGGAGACGGGGGGGGGTTGGGGGCGGGCTGTGAGGGCGTAAGTGGACCCTGTCCCTCCTGGACCTTGGCCTGGTTCTGTGTCTCCACCCCTGAGCCCGCGGGGCCGAACCCCTACCCACTGCATCCTCTCGGTGCGTTCCCTCTGGAAGCACGCGACCTCTCTGACCCTCGCCACCCCGCAGACTCCTGCGAGCCGTGCCCCACGTCGTGGCTGTCCTTCGAGGGCTCCTGCTACTTTTTCTCTGTGCCAAAGACGACGTGGGCGGCGGCTCAGGGTCACTGCGCGGATGCCAGCGCGCACCTGGTGATCGTTGGGGGCCTGGATGAGCAG GGCTTCCTCACTCGGAACACGCGTGGCCGTGGTTACTGGCTGGGCCTGAGGGCTGTGCGCCATCTGGGCAAGGTTCAGGGCTACCAGTGGGTGGACGGAGTCTCTCTCAGCTTCAG CCACTGGAACCAGGGAGAGCCCAATGACGCTTGGGGGCGCGAGAACTGTGTCATGATGCTGCACACGGGGCTGTGGAACGACGCACCGTGTGACAGCGAGAAGGACGGCTGGATCTGTGAGAAAAGGCGCAACTGTTGA
- the LOC129020371 gene encoding CD209 antigen-like protein 2 isoform X2 — translation MSDSKEPRAQPLGLLGCLGHVPLVLLLLFFTLFTGVLVAILVQGSKNSSSQRQEQSKQEEIFQDLSQLKAAVERLCRPCPWEWTFFQGNCYFISNSQRNWHDSITACQEVGAQLVIIKSAEEQNFLQLQSSRSNRFAWMGLSDLNQEGTWQWVDGSPLSSSFKQYWNRGEPNNIGEEDCVEFNGNGWNDDKCSAAKFWICKKSAASCSRDEGRLLPSASISPTAHAV, via the exons ATGAGTGACTCCAAGGAACCAAGGGCGCAGCCGCTGGGCCTCCTGG GGTGTCTGGGCCACGTGCCCCTGGTGCTGCTGCTCCTCTTCTTCACACTCTTCACTGGGGTCCTGGTGGCCATCCTTGTCCAAG GTTCCAAGAACTCCAGCTCCCAGAGGCAGGAGCAGTCCAAGCAGGAGGAGATCTTCCAGGACCTGTCCCAGCTGAAGGCTGCAGTGG AACGCCTGTGCCGCCCCTGTCCCTGGGAATGGACATTCTTCCAAGGAAACTGTTACTTCATATCTAACTCCCAGCGGAACTGGCACGACTCCATCACCGCCTGCCAAGAAGTGGGGGCCCAGCTCGTCATAATCAAAAGTGCTGAGGAGCAG AACTTTCTACAGCTGCAGTCTTCCAGAAGTAACCGCTTCGCCTGGATGGGACTTTCAGATCTAAATCAGGAAGGCACGTGGCAATGGGTGGACGGCTCACCTCTGTCATCCAG CTTCAAGCAGTATTGGAACAGAGGAGAGCCTAACAATATCGGGGAGGAAGACTGTGTGGAATTTAACGGCAATGGCTGGAACGACGACAAATGCAGTGCTGCCAAATTCTGGATCTGCAAAAAGTCTGCAGCCTCCTGCTCCAGAGATGAAGGGCGgcttctcccctcagcctccataTCTCCGACTGCCCATGCAGTGTAA